The following are encoded together in the Paludisphaera mucosa genome:
- a CDS encoding FHA domain-containing protein — MATTATKTRWILEVSKGREPGRRYSLDHGETTIGNAPWSAAYLSLADQEGESPRRMATKQAALVLGDDRLSIRDLDSPGGTFVNRQRLFTNQERALAAGDVIQVGAVQLVVRSEAASKPEPAKPARPTNGTVKPAPTPPPAPPPQPKAAPPPASRTAPLAAPYAFPDGSTGRTWDDFLTLSAQRWAMVRDELDSGRLGEHLRRTGRSDLLPRREPGWTADETLDDWLGRLPTSRSSAPELDVHPAVLMVPAGAVGGVVRRSIRITNVGYRILRPTIAIEPAVGMPGSIRAAAAWKDKPIQVIDEAEFVVEIEPPDHVFDATLGAVVVSAGGVTRRVGVQVDRPRVETIPDVPEATSDAKWSPVGPLGDGLSGLSLARRLWAFPLVVLVLRGLIGLGNRLPYLATGGELRLAGAAALPTLAGAVIGWAVGSRSGARDAIASTFAGAVVGLLAASLVFATVRSVEPLFGSPIFAALTLGFALAGASYVAFPPARKEVQA, encoded by the coding sequence ATGGCGACGACCGCGACGAAGACCCGATGGATCCTGGAAGTCTCCAAGGGCCGCGAACCCGGCCGGCGGTACTCGCTCGACCACGGGGAGACCACGATCGGCAACGCGCCCTGGTCCGCGGCCTACCTCAGCCTCGCCGACCAGGAGGGCGAATCCCCGCGGCGGATGGCGACCAAGCAGGCCGCGCTCGTCCTCGGCGACGACCGCCTGTCGATCCGCGACCTGGACAGCCCCGGCGGCACCTTCGTCAACCGCCAGCGCCTGTTCACGAACCAGGAGCGGGCCCTCGCCGCCGGCGACGTGATCCAGGTCGGCGCGGTCCAGCTCGTGGTGCGGAGCGAAGCCGCGAGCAAGCCCGAGCCCGCGAAGCCGGCCCGGCCGACCAATGGGACCGTGAAGCCCGCGCCCACGCCTCCGCCGGCCCCGCCGCCGCAGCCGAAGGCGGCCCCGCCGCCGGCCTCCCGCACCGCGCCGCTCGCCGCCCCCTACGCCTTCCCGGACGGCTCGACGGGCCGGACCTGGGACGACTTCCTGACGCTCTCGGCCCAGCGCTGGGCGATGGTCCGCGACGAGCTGGACTCGGGACGCCTCGGCGAGCACCTCCGGCGCACGGGGCGCAGCGATCTCCTGCCGAGGCGCGAACCGGGATGGACGGCCGACGAGACCCTGGACGACTGGCTCGGCCGGCTCCCCACGTCGCGGTCGAGCGCGCCGGAGCTGGACGTCCATCCGGCCGTTTTGATGGTCCCGGCCGGGGCCGTCGGCGGCGTCGTGCGGCGGTCGATCCGGATCACGAACGTCGGCTATCGCATCCTCCGGCCGACGATCGCGATCGAGCCCGCCGTCGGCATGCCGGGCTCGATCCGCGCCGCGGCCGCGTGGAAGGACAAGCCGATCCAGGTCATCGACGAGGCCGAGTTCGTCGTGGAGATCGAGCCCCCCGACCACGTCTTCGACGCGACCCTGGGCGCGGTCGTCGTCAGCGCGGGGGGCGTGACGCGCCGGGTCGGCGTGCAGGTCGATCGGCCCCGCGTCGAGACGATCCCCGACGTCCCCGAGGCGACCTCGGACGCGAAGTGGTCGCCGGTCGGCCCCCTGGGCGACGGGCTGTCGGGGCTCTCGCTGGCGCGGAGGCTCTGGGCGTTCCCGCTCGTCGTCCTGGTCCTCCGCGGCCTGATCGGCCTGGGGAACCGCCTGCCCTACCTGGCGACGGGCGGCGAGCTGCGGCTGGCCGGCGCGGCGGCCCTGCCGACGCTGGCCGGGGCGGTGATCGGCTGGGCCGTCGGCTCGCGCTCCGGCGCACGCGACGCGATCGCCTCGACCTTCGCGGGCGCGGTCGTCGGCCTGCTCGCGGCCTCGCTGGTCTTCGCCACGGTCCGCAGCGTCGAGCCCCTGTTCGGCTCGCCCATCTTCGCAGCTTTGACCCTCGGCTTCGCCCTCGCCGGGGCCTCGTACGTCGCATTCCCGCCGGCTCGGAAAGAGGTCCAGGCATGA
- a CDS encoding vWA domain-containing protein: MGCLAVRAQEAEPGPAPPSGDLSVVVTGASQDDFPRIGVQFELRRPDGTFVRDATRDEFRVTEEGQERPILDFQAPQTKEEVATTIVLVVDRSGSMNEEARLASLKGAVARFVEKMPQGSKVAVIAFSSQVELIRPFTTDRAKIRGAVDELFADGPTRFYDAVAMALELLQDQTGRRVVIALTDGQDTSSSTSLEQNADEARRLGLPIYTLGFGEEQVIASRELKELAKATRGAYYPARKADELRKVYEAIAERLGAGYSLAYQSDRRIPDGTLRPVQVFHRASRKAGETAVFIPGMVVPAAGWSPLFLALAAGLAALAFLPARLRRSQAVRP; this comes from the coding sequence ATGGGTTGTCTCGCCGTCCGGGCGCAGGAGGCGGAGCCCGGCCCCGCGCCCCCGTCCGGCGACCTTTCGGTGGTCGTGACCGGGGCGAGCCAGGACGACTTCCCGCGGATCGGCGTGCAGTTCGAATTGCGGCGGCCGGACGGGACGTTCGTGCGCGACGCGACGCGCGACGAGTTCCGGGTGACCGAGGAGGGGCAGGAGCGGCCGATCCTCGACTTCCAGGCGCCGCAGACCAAGGAGGAGGTCGCGACGACGATCGTGCTGGTCGTCGACCGCAGCGGCAGCATGAACGAGGAGGCGCGGCTGGCGTCGCTCAAGGGGGCCGTCGCGCGGTTCGTCGAGAAGATGCCGCAGGGCTCGAAGGTGGCCGTGATCGCGTTCAGCTCGCAGGTCGAGCTGATCCGCCCGTTCACGACCGACCGCGCCAAGATCCGCGGGGCCGTCGACGAGCTGTTCGCCGACGGGCCGACGCGGTTCTACGACGCCGTCGCCATGGCGCTCGAACTGCTCCAGGACCAGACCGGCCGCCGCGTCGTCATCGCGCTGACCGACGGCCAGGACACGTCCAGCTCGACCTCGCTCGAACAGAACGCCGACGAGGCCCGCCGGCTCGGGCTGCCGATCTACACCCTGGGGTTCGGCGAGGAGCAGGTCATCGCCAGCCGCGAGCTGAAGGAGCTGGCGAAGGCCACCCGCGGCGCGTATTATCCGGCGCGCAAGGCCGACGAGCTGCGGAAGGTCTACGAGGCGATCGCCGAGCGGCTCGGCGCCGGCTACTCGCTCGCCTACCAGAGCGACCGCCGGATCCCCGACGGCACGCTCCGCCCGGTGCAGGTCTTCCACCGGGCGAGCCGCAAGGCGGGCGAGACGGCCGTGTTCATCCCCGGCATGGTCGTGCCGGCGGCGGGCTGGTCGCCCCTCTTCCTGGCGCTGGCCGCCGGCCTCGCCGCGCTGGCGTTCCTGCCGGCGCGGCTGAGGCGGTCGCAGGCGGTCAGACCGTGA
- a CDS encoding FHA domain-containing protein encodes MTTAATDPHVMARAIQPGRFRASVRQAYDLALAGALGGLFGLYLYVETVEARSVYVRDAWAGAIIGGSIGFFLNAWGPLRDGSWRRMARAAAWATPASALGGAIGLVLGEFVIGAFQGGLIGRAASWAVLGLGIGLGQGIADRSFQRLTFGLIGGGLGGFVGGLCFEVLRIVLKNRYDLSQALGIVILGGGLGLFLALVEQALRRAWVQVASGRQEGRIYLLARPVCRLGLDERADVGVFGDPAVERAHAEIVRSGDGYVLRNLSRSGATRVNGVASPGERRLGDGDRIQLGQTSLIFRRR; translated from the coding sequence ATGACCACCGCCGCGACCGATCCCCACGTGATGGCCCGGGCGATCCAGCCCGGCCGGTTCCGCGCCAGCGTCCGCCAGGCGTACGACCTGGCCCTGGCCGGTGCGCTCGGAGGCCTCTTCGGGCTCTACCTCTACGTCGAGACGGTGGAGGCCCGGTCGGTCTACGTCCGCGACGCCTGGGCCGGGGCGATCATCGGCGGCTCGATCGGCTTCTTCCTCAACGCCTGGGGGCCGCTCCGCGACGGCTCGTGGCGGCGGATGGCCCGCGCGGCGGCCTGGGCGACGCCCGCCTCGGCGCTCGGCGGGGCGATCGGGCTGGTGCTGGGCGAGTTCGTCATCGGGGCCTTCCAGGGGGGCCTGATCGGCCGCGCGGCGTCGTGGGCGGTGCTCGGCCTGGGGATCGGCCTGGGGCAGGGGATCGCCGACCGCTCGTTCCAGCGGCTGACCTTCGGCCTGATCGGCGGCGGCCTGGGCGGGTTCGTCGGCGGCCTCTGCTTCGAGGTCCTCCGCATTGTGCTGAAGAACCGCTACGATTTGAGCCAGGCGCTCGGGATCGTGATCCTCGGCGGCGGCCTGGGGCTCTTCCTCGCGCTGGTCGAGCAGGCCCTGCGGCGGGCCTGGGTCCAGGTCGCCAGCGGCCGCCAGGAAGGGCGGATCTACCTTCTCGCCCGCCCGGTCTGCCGGCTGGGCCTGGACGAGCGGGCCGACGTCGGCGTCTTCGGCGACCCGGCCGTCGAGCGCGCCCACGCCGAGATCGTCCGGTCGGGCGACGGCTACGTCCTCCGCAACCTCTCGCGCTCGGGCGCGACCCGCGTCAACGGCGTCGCCAGCCCCGGCGAGCGTCGCCTCGGCGACGGCGACCGCATCCAGCTCGGGCAAACCTCCCTGATCTTCCGGCGGCGATAG
- the ptsP gene encoding phosphoenolpyruvate--protein phosphotransferase, with the protein MHKGIGVSPGVVVGVAYRVESVLGSGEPQTLDNAARIPEEVARFDRAVEDTTAELETFVQRIALELGTPAADIFKSHLQIVNDPELTARVHAGIEKQRLTAFSALQVVMNAYAAQFARIDQEYFRERITDVRDVMTRIGSHLTRKPGAADNGNGSVDSHPGDEPVILVAHEILPSQAMNLGDLPIAAIVTEIGGSTSHAAILARSRGIPAVSGVENIMNDVVAGDLMVVDGREGHVIVRPDREATAAYRKVQREFFNFKDSLIANRDLPAVSCDGTQVELLANINNLADANAADTVGATGVGLFRTEYLFLTHHDVPGEEEQYEYYRQIVLNSPNKTATIRTLDLGGDKTVPYLGRRNEPNPFMGWRSIRIFFDNPKLLVTQIRAILRAGRHGKVSMLFPMITTVEELRRLNTMVKEAKNNLKREGVPFADDVKTGVMVEVPAAAVCIDALLRETDFISIGSNDLIQYLVAADRDNPKVAHLCEPLSPSIFRVIHMVLEACQRTGTPVTVCGEMAGQARSALVLFGMGLRRFSMSPAFIPQVKALISSVTTAQAERFAHHVLQLSTNEEIRTYLSERLREVSSVLEAIDFA; encoded by the coding sequence ATGCACAAAGGCATCGGTGTCAGTCCTGGAGTGGTGGTGGGCGTCGCCTACCGCGTCGAGTCGGTCCTGGGCTCCGGCGAGCCCCAGACGCTCGACAACGCGGCGCGGATCCCCGAGGAGGTCGCGCGGTTCGACCGCGCGGTCGAGGACACGACGGCCGAGCTGGAGACGTTCGTCCAGCGGATCGCCCTGGAGCTGGGGACGCCGGCGGCCGACATCTTCAAATCCCACCTCCAGATCGTCAACGACCCCGAGCTGACGGCCCGGGTTCACGCGGGCATCGAGAAGCAGCGGCTGACGGCCTTCTCGGCCCTCCAGGTCGTGATGAACGCCTACGCGGCGCAGTTCGCCCGGATCGACCAGGAATACTTCCGCGAGCGGATCACCGACGTCCGCGACGTGATGACCCGGATCGGCTCGCACCTGACCCGCAAGCCCGGCGCGGCCGACAACGGCAACGGCTCGGTCGACTCGCACCCGGGCGACGAGCCGGTGATCCTCGTCGCCCACGAGATCCTCCCCAGCCAGGCCATGAACCTGGGCGACCTGCCGATCGCCGCCATCGTCACCGAGATCGGCGGCTCGACCAGCCACGCCGCGATCCTGGCGCGGAGCCGGGGCATCCCGGCGGTCTCGGGCGTCGAGAACATCATGAACGACGTCGTCGCCGGCGACCTCATGGTCGTCGACGGCCGCGAGGGCCACGTCATCGTCCGGCCCGACCGCGAGGCCACGGCCGCCTACCGCAAGGTCCAGCGCGAGTTCTTCAACTTCAAGGACAGCCTGATCGCCAACCGCGACCTGCCCGCGGTGAGCTGCGACGGCACCCAGGTCGAGCTGCTGGCCAACATCAACAACCTCGCCGACGCCAACGCCGCCGACACCGTGGGCGCCACCGGCGTCGGCCTCTTCCGCACCGAATACCTCTTCCTCACCCACCACGACGTGCCGGGCGAGGAGGAGCAGTACGAGTACTACCGCCAGATCGTCCTCAACTCGCCGAACAAGACCGCGACGATCCGCACGCTCGACCTCGGCGGCGACAAGACGGTCCCCTACCTCGGCCGCCGCAACGAGCCCAACCCGTTCATGGGCTGGCGGTCGATCCGCATCTTCTTCGACAACCCTAAGCTGCTCGTCACCCAGATCCGCGCCATCCTCCGCGCGGGGCGGCACGGCAAGGTGTCGATGCTCTTCCCGATGATCACGACCGTCGAGGAGCTGCGGCGGCTCAACACGATGGTCAAGGAGGCGAAGAACAACCTCAAGCGCGAGGGCGTCCCGTTCGCCGACGACGTCAAGACCGGCGTCATGGTCGAGGTCCCCGCGGCCGCCGTCTGCATCGACGCCCTGCTGCGCGAGACCGACTTCATCTCGATCGGCTCCAACGACCTGATCCAGTACCTGGTCGCCGCCGACCGCGACAACCCCAAGGTCGCCCACCTCTGCGAGCCCCTCAGCCCGTCGATCTTCCGCGTCATCCACATGGTGCTGGAGGCCTGCCAGCGCACCGGGACCCCGGTGACCGTCTGCGGCGAGATGGCCGGCCAGGCCCGCTCGGCCCTGGTCCTCTTCGGCATGGGCCTGCGGCGGTTCAGCATGAGCCCCGCCTTCATCCCCCAGGTCAAGGCCCTGATCTCCTCGGTCACGACCGCCCAGGCCGAACGCTTCGCCCACCACGTGCTCCAGCTCTCCACCAACGAAGAGATCCGCACGTACCTCTCCGAGCGCCTCCGCGAGGTCTCCAGCGTCCTGGAAGCCATCGACTTCGCCTGA
- a CDS encoding family 16 glycosylhydrolase, producing the protein MFRATLFLLALSASAAWCRGDEPSSEPPGTRKVWTRVGPLGDTPRRVTDAFPLSDQKNEGGWTRLEPLSDEFEGDRLDPGKWNLGLSWWRGRQPALFSEKNVVVADGKLRLTMRKETLTEGDRAQGYHDYTSAAIHSKVGTAYGYYEVKARPMNSAGSSSFWFQHGDGPDWGTEIDVFELAGKSPDFERKVHMTLHIFRTPTETRHWSVPGIWEAPWRLADDDHVYGLEWSENELAFYLDGVPVHRVENTHWRQPLQLIFDSETMPDWFGMPADADLPSTFNVDYVRAWKKGEPAPKPQP; encoded by the coding sequence ATGTTTCGTGCCACGCTGTTCCTGCTGGCCCTGAGCGCCTCGGCCGCCTGGTGCCGCGGCGACGAGCCGTCGTCGGAGCCGCCCGGGACCCGGAAGGTCTGGACCCGGGTCGGCCCCCTCGGCGATACGCCCCGGCGAGTCACCGACGCGTTCCCGCTCTCCGACCAGAAGAACGAGGGGGGCTGGACGCGGCTCGAGCCCCTGAGCGACGAGTTCGAGGGCGACCGCCTCGATCCCGGGAAGTGGAACCTCGGCCTGTCCTGGTGGCGGGGACGCCAGCCCGCCCTCTTCTCCGAGAAGAACGTCGTCGTCGCCGACGGCAAGCTCCGCTTGACCATGCGCAAGGAGACGCTGACGGAAGGCGATCGCGCGCAGGGATACCACGACTACACCAGCGCCGCGATCCATTCCAAAGTCGGCACGGCCTACGGCTATTACGAGGTCAAGGCCCGGCCCATGAACTCGGCCGGCTCCAGCTCGTTCTGGTTCCAGCACGGAGACGGCCCCGACTGGGGGACGGAGATCGACGTCTTCGAGCTGGCCGGCAAGTCCCCCGACTTCGAGCGCAAGGTTCACATGACCCTTCATATCTTCAGGACTCCGACCGAAACCCGGCACTGGTCCGTCCCCGGCATCTGGGAGGCGCCCTGGCGGCTCGCCGACGACGACCACGTCTACGGCCTGGAGTGGTCCGAGAACGAACTCGCCTTCTACCTCGACGGCGTCCCCGTCCATCGCGTCGAGAACACCCACTGGCGCCAACCGCTGCAACTGATCTTCGACAGCGAGACCATGCCCGACTGGTTCGGCATGCCCGCCGACGCCGACCTGCCGTCCACCTTCAACGTCGACTACGTCCGGGCGTGGAAGAAGGGCGAGCCCGCCCCGAAACCGCAGCCGTGA
- a CDS encoding Uma2 family endonuclease — MSVTAERISTEGRRLVLHGVPWAHYETLLDMFAERGVRMAFDRGTLELMTPLPIHERYKSLFTRMIETLADELDVDYFSLGSTTFSSRALERGVEPDACFLIASAGRVADWRSYDPAADPPPDLAVEIDVTSDSRRRLGIYAALKVPEAWRFDGTELVVWTLQGEQYVSAPHSPTFPTAAIGRLAQFVRDYRSGTDRTWIKAFRRWVREDVAPRGEG, encoded by the coding sequence ATGTCCGTGACCGCCGAGCGAATCTCGACCGAGGGCCGGAGGCTCGTCCTTCACGGGGTCCCGTGGGCTCATTACGAGACGCTCCTCGACATGTTCGCCGAGCGTGGCGTGCGCATGGCCTTCGACCGCGGGACGCTGGAACTCATGACGCCTCTGCCGATACACGAGCGTTACAAGTCGCTCTTCACGAGGATGATCGAGACGCTCGCCGACGAACTGGATGTCGACTATTTCTCGCTCGGATCGACGACCTTTTCCAGTCGGGCGCTCGAGCGGGGCGTCGAGCCGGACGCCTGCTTCCTGATCGCGAGCGCCGGCCGCGTGGCGGATTGGCGGAGCTACGACCCGGCCGCCGACCCGCCTCCCGACCTGGCCGTCGAGATCGATGTCACCAGCGACTCGCGGCGCCGCCTCGGGATCTACGCGGCGCTGAAGGTCCCCGAGGCCTGGCGGTTCGACGGCACGGAACTGGTCGTCTGGACGCTGCAGGGCGAGCAATACGTCTCCGCGCCCCACAGTCCGACATTCCCGACGGCCGCGATCGGTAGACTCGCCCAGTTCGTTCGCGACTATCGCTCCGGCACCGATCGCACCTGGATCAAGGCGTTTCGCAGATGGGTGCGCGAAGACGTCGCCCCACGGGGGGAGGGCTGA
- a CDS encoding Hsp70 family protein yields MAAFVGIDLGTTNSVVARRNAYGRPEVIPNREGANITPSVIYFGVDPPAVGQEAKEWARLGDSEIASFFKPHMGSPLYQLEFHGKAYSAADLSALVLKRLKEDAEAAIGDEVDRAVITVPAYFGDAQRKATIAAGEAAGLRVLRIVNEPTAASLAYGLSRASDADETVLIYDLGGGTFDVTVARITPQDVAVLSTAGDHDLGGKNWDDRIATFLAEKFAEETGFDPLDDPVALNEVLVRSEQAKWTLSERASARVTLQLGSQRKTFEIARDEFEAMTAPLMDRTRRLTEEALGEAGLSWHRLDGVLLVGGSTRMPMVRTYVARMAGKPPRTGVNVDEVVALGAAVQAAMEVGESIGDAVPKFTLGVGASPPPARRVVDVMSHSLGVVAVSADGGSYVNDVVIRRNLPIPAEDVRTYMHATHGGANTRLEVYLTQGESAAPLDCTILGKYVFNGIAATDAEVAVDVGLSYDADGVVQVRATQRDSRQRLAMTVEPVPDDLSWLAGPPRTLSDDSIGGKIRVMLLVDGSSSMMGEPLVEAQNAAREFLDRCDFTTMEVGLISFATDVALQAPATGNVRRLHAAIHRLDAEGSTNLSDALELARGQLVADDARRYIVLLTDGYPDAAESAVEQAEAARKQGIEVVAIGMGDADRDYLARLASSEAASIFVKGGELVQTFGHIARVIAEGGRSLRILSR; encoded by the coding sequence ATGGCCGCGTTCGTGGGGATCGACCTGGGGACGACGAATTCGGTCGTGGCGCGGCGGAACGCGTACGGGCGGCCGGAGGTGATCCCGAACCGCGAGGGGGCGAACATCACGCCCTCGGTGATCTACTTCGGCGTCGACCCGCCGGCCGTCGGCCAGGAGGCCAAGGAGTGGGCGCGGCTGGGCGACTCCGAGATCGCCAGCTTCTTCAAGCCCCACATGGGGAGCCCCCTGTATCAGCTGGAGTTCCACGGCAAGGCCTATTCGGCCGCCGACCTCTCGGCCCTGGTTTTGAAGCGGCTCAAGGAGGACGCCGAGGCCGCGATCGGCGACGAGGTCGACCGCGCGGTCATCACCGTGCCGGCCTACTTCGGCGACGCCCAGCGCAAGGCGACGATCGCGGCCGGCGAGGCGGCCGGGCTCCGCGTGCTGCGGATCGTCAACGAGCCGACCGCCGCCAGCCTGGCCTACGGCCTCAGCCGCGCGAGCGACGCCGACGAAACGGTGCTCATCTACGACCTGGGCGGCGGCACGTTCGACGTCACCGTCGCCCGGATCACGCCCCAGGACGTCGCCGTTTTGTCGACGGCCGGCGACCACGACCTCGGCGGCAAGAACTGGGACGACCGCATCGCCACGTTCCTCGCCGAGAAGTTCGCCGAGGAGACCGGCTTCGACCCGCTCGACGACCCCGTCGCCCTCAACGAGGTCCTGGTCCGCAGCGAGCAGGCCAAGTGGACGCTCTCCGAGCGAGCCTCGGCGCGGGTCACGCTCCAGCTCGGCTCGCAGCGGAAGACCTTCGAGATCGCCCGCGACGAATTCGAGGCCATGACCGCCCCCCTGATGGACCGCACGCGGCGGCTCACCGAGGAGGCGCTCGGCGAGGCCGGCCTGTCCTGGCACCGGCTCGACGGCGTCCTCCTCGTCGGCGGCTCGACCCGCATGCCGATGGTCCGCACGTACGTCGCCAGGATGGCCGGCAAGCCCCCGCGCACGGGGGTCAACGTCGACGAGGTCGTCGCCCTGGGGGCGGCCGTGCAGGCGGCGATGGAGGTCGGCGAATCGATCGGCGACGCCGTCCCCAAATTCACCCTGGGGGTGGGAGCGAGCCCGCCGCCGGCGCGCCGGGTCGTCGACGTGATGTCCCACAGCCTGGGCGTGGTCGCGGTCTCGGCCGACGGGGGCTCGTACGTCAACGACGTCGTCATCCGCCGCAACCTCCCGATACCGGCCGAGGACGTCCGCACCTACATGCACGCGACGCATGGAGGCGCGAACACGCGACTGGAAGTTTACCTGACGCAGGGCGAGAGCGCGGCGCCGCTGGACTGCACGATCCTGGGGAAGTACGTCTTCAACGGCATCGCGGCCACCGACGCCGAGGTCGCGGTCGACGTCGGGCTCTCGTACGACGCCGACGGCGTGGTCCAGGTCCGCGCCACCCAGCGCGACAGCCGCCAGCGGCTGGCGATGACCGTCGAGCCGGTCCCGGACGACCTCTCGTGGCTCGCCGGCCCGCCCCGCACGCTCTCGGACGACTCGATCGGCGGCAAGATCCGCGTGATGCTCCTGGTCGACGGGTCGTCGAGCATGATGGGCGAGCCGCTCGTCGAGGCCCAGAACGCGGCGCGGGAGTTCCTCGATCGTTGCGACTTCACGACGATGGAGGTGGGCCTGATCTCGTTCGCGACGGACGTCGCGCTGCAGGCCCCGGCGACCGGCAACGTCCGCCGGCTGCACGCGGCGATCCACCGGCTCGACGCCGAGGGGAGCACCAACCTGTCCGACGCCCTGGAGCTGGCCCGCGGCCAGCTGGTCGCCGACGACGCCCGGCGCTACATCGTGCTGCTGACCGACGGCTACCCCGACGCCGCCGAGAGCGCCGTGGAGCAGGCCGAGGCGGCGCGTAAGCAGGGGATCGAGGTCGTGGCGATCGGCATGGGCGACGCCGACCGCGATTACCTGGCCCGGCTCGCCAGCAGCGAGGCCGCATCGATCTTCGTCAAGGGGGGCGAGCTGGTGCAGACGTTCGGCCACATCGCCCGCGTGATCGCCGAGGGGGGCCGCTCGCTGCGGATCTTGAGCCGATGA
- a CDS encoding Hsp70 family protein: MSQPEGLKRVFGIDLGTTYSVISYVDEHGKAVVVPNQESERITPSVVLFDGDAVIVGDTAKESAKVEPHRVVARVKQHMGDPNFVFEHEGKVYNAEDVSSFILRKVVGDAEVALGEPITDVVITCPAYFGTPEREATANAGRLAGLNVRAVLNEPTAAAIAYGLEQASDQTVLVYDLGGGTFDVTMIEINERLIRVVCTGGDHRLGGVLWDEAVVMYLAEQFREQTGEESDPLDDPEVLNDLTLQAERGKKTLTQREKAPFRVTHAGKQARVELDRAKFEEVTRHLLDRTIELTREMLEDARAKGSAAFDKIILVGGATRMPQVRDRIIAEFNVEPETYDPDEAVAKGAALYGLKESLQQGVQDILAEASESANGPADDHDRRPIELGDVPEEEVAEALDRLEKQLGFTLTGPVRELVGTKIVNVLSKSLGVVALDDKRKEVVVYLLPRNTEVPFERSTDFGTDADDQIAVDIRVMSGERDSPEPTDCQEVGVATLNLPERLPAHSPIRVKFTITRDGRLNVTAVDLTAGGAIEVDFQTEAVMDSEAVEERSTALRLLTVS, from the coding sequence ATGTCTCAGCCCGAGGGTTTGAAGCGCGTCTTCGGGATCGACCTGGGGACGACGTACTCCGTGATCTCGTACGTCGACGAGCACGGCAAGGCGGTGGTGGTGCCGAACCAGGAGAGCGAGCGGATCACCCCCTCGGTCGTCCTGTTCGACGGCGACGCCGTCATCGTCGGCGACACGGCGAAGGAGTCGGCCAAGGTCGAGCCCCACCGGGTCGTCGCCCGGGTCAAGCAGCACATGGGCGACCCGAACTTCGTCTTCGAGCACGAGGGGAAGGTCTACAACGCCGAGGACGTCTCGTCGTTCATCCTCCGCAAGGTCGTGGGCGACGCCGAGGTCGCGCTCGGCGAGCCGATCACCGACGTCGTCATCACCTGCCCGGCCTACTTCGGCACCCCCGAGCGCGAGGCCACCGCCAACGCCGGCCGGCTCGCCGGCCTCAACGTCCGGGCCGTGCTCAACGAGCCCACGGCCGCGGCGATCGCCTACGGCCTGGAGCAGGCGTCGGACCAGACGGTCCTCGTCTACGACCTGGGCGGCGGCACGTTCGACGTCACCATGATCGAGATCAACGAGCGGCTGATCCGCGTCGTCTGCACCGGCGGCGACCACCGCCTCGGCGGCGTCCTCTGGGACGAGGCCGTCGTCATGTACCTCGCCGAGCAGTTCCGCGAGCAGACCGGCGAGGAGTCCGACCCGCTCGACGACCCCGAGGTCCTCAACGACCTGACCCTCCAGGCCGAGCGCGGCAAGAAGACGCTCACCCAGCGCGAGAAGGCTCCGTTCCGCGTGACCCACGCCGGCAAGCAGGCCCGCGTCGAGCTCGACCGCGCGAAGTTCGAAGAGGTCACCCGCCACCTCCTCGACCGCACCATCGAGCTGACCCGCGAGATGCTCGAGGACGCCCGCGCCAAGGGGAGCGCCGCGTTCGACAAGATCATCCTCGTCGGCGGCGCCACCCGCATGCCCCAGGTCCGCGACCGGATCATCGCCGAGTTCAACGTCGAGCCCGAGACCTACGACCCCGACGAGGCCGTCGCCAAGGGCGCGGCGCTCTACGGCCTGAAGGAGTCGCTCCAGCAGGGGGTGCAGGACATCCTCGCCGAGGCCTCCGAAAGTGCCAACGGCCCGGCCGACGACCATGACCGCAGGCCGATCGAGCTGGGCGACGTGCCCGAGGAGGAGGTCGCCGAGGCCCTCGACCGCCTGGAGAAGCAACTCGGCTTCACCCTCACCGGCCCGGTCCGCGAGCTGGTCGGGACCAAGATCGTCAACGTCCTGTCCAAGAGCCTGGGCGTCGTGGCGCTCGACGACAAGCGCAAGGAGGTCGTCGTCTACCTCCTGCCGCGCAACACCGAGGTCCCCTTCGAACGCTCGACCGACTTCGGCACCGACGCCGACGACCAGATCGCCGTCGACATCCGCGTGATGTCCGGCGAGCGCGACAGCCCCGAGCCGACCGACTGCCAGGAGGTCGGCGTGGCGACGCTCAACCTCCCCGAGCGGCTCCCCGCCCACAGCCCGATCCGCGTCAAGTTCACCATCACCCGCGACGGCCGATTGAACGTCACGGCCGTCGACCTGACCGCCGGCGGCGCCATCGAGGTCGACTTCCAGACCGAGGCCGTCATGGACTCGGAGGCCGTCGAGGAACGCTCCACGGCGCTGCGACTTCTCACGGTGTCGTGA